A window of Haliscomenobacter hydrossis DSM 1100 contains these coding sequences:
- the tatC gene encoding twin-arginine translocase subunit TatC, with amino-acid sequence MPLDQIDVDQEEKTPAKEMSFLDHLEELRWHILRSLTAICVFGIVLFLNQEWMFKVLIFGPSRQDFITYRALCSFSKSLGLGDTMCFAATEVNLQTIGFAEPFVTSMWVSFVVGLVLAAPYVLWEIWRFVSPGLLPKEQKAATGAVFICSFLFLLGVVFGYFFMAPFAINFLIGYTIPGVTNVPTLNSYINYMVMFTLPLGLVFELPVVVYILARIGLITAADMRAFRRQAIVVILIVAGIITPPDVVSQMFVTIPLYALYEISIMIAKRVAPRDDDDDVPTKQVTPS; translated from the coding sequence ATGCCTTTGGATCAAATTGATGTAGACCAAGAAGAAAAAACACCTGCCAAGGAAATGTCGTTTCTGGATCATTTGGAAGAACTGCGTTGGCATATTCTCCGGTCCCTGACGGCCATATGCGTTTTTGGCATCGTCCTTTTTCTCAACCAGGAATGGATGTTCAAAGTGTTGATTTTTGGCCCTTCCCGGCAAGACTTCATTACCTATCGCGCACTTTGTTCTTTTTCTAAAAGTTTAGGATTGGGGGATACCATGTGCTTTGCTGCAACGGAGGTTAACCTGCAAACCATTGGCTTTGCCGAACCTTTTGTGACCAGTATGTGGGTTTCTTTTGTGGTGGGTTTGGTTTTGGCAGCCCCTTATGTACTCTGGGAAATTTGGCGTTTTGTGAGTCCTGGCTTACTCCCCAAAGAACAAAAAGCCGCAACTGGCGCGGTATTCATTTGCTCTTTTTTATTTTTGCTGGGCGTCGTTTTTGGTTATTTTTTCATGGCTCCTTTTGCCATCAACTTTTTGATCGGCTACACCATTCCCGGCGTAACCAACGTCCCTACGCTCAACTCCTACATCAATTACATGGTGATGTTCACCTTGCCCCTGGGCTTGGTATTTGAGTTACCTGTGGTTGTGTACATTTTGGCCAGAATTGGCCTCATCACTGCTGCCGACATGCGGGCTTTCCGACGCCAGGCGATTGTGGTCATTTTGATCGTTGCGGGCATCATTACCCCCCCCGATGTGGTATCACAAATGTTTGTTACCATACCCTTGTATGCCTTGTACGAGATCAGCATCATGATTGCCAAGCGGGTAGCCCCCCGGGACGATGATGATGATGTTCCGACCAAACAAGTCACGCCGTCATAG
- a CDS encoding LytR/AlgR family response regulator transcription factor, translated as MIRTILIDDEAHNHRELIRVLSETCPQVNILGEAMNIAEGRMLYQHHAPELIFLDIEMPGGNGFQFLESIQPVRAEVIFVTAYDKYAIQAIKFAALDYLLKPVNPTELKIAVEKAEQKIQARWGNQQLQALLDNLRNPQQQPKIALPSNDRVDFVEPGQIVRCQSDNTYTYVFLVDGSKMLISKTLREFTAMLAEYGFLRTHQSHLVNRKYVRSLLKRDGDVLLLTDGTEVPVSLRQKGEVLAGLK; from the coding sequence ATGATCCGAACCATCCTCATCGACGACGAAGCCCACAACCACCGCGAACTCATCCGCGTCCTGAGCGAAACTTGCCCCCAGGTGAACATCCTCGGCGAAGCTATGAATATCGCCGAGGGGCGCATGCTCTACCAACATCATGCGCCAGAACTCATCTTCCTCGACATCGAAATGCCCGGAGGCAACGGGTTTCAGTTCCTGGAGTCCATCCAGCCCGTGCGCGCCGAGGTAATCTTTGTTACGGCCTACGATAAATACGCCATCCAGGCGATCAAGTTCGCAGCGTTGGACTACCTGCTCAAACCCGTCAACCCCACGGAACTAAAAATAGCAGTAGAAAAGGCAGAACAAAAAATCCAGGCACGTTGGGGCAACCAGCAACTACAGGCCCTGCTTGACAACCTGCGCAATCCGCAGCAACAACCCAAAATTGCCCTACCTTCCAACGATCGGGTCGACTTTGTAGAGCCGGGGCAAATCGTACGCTGCCAATCCGACAATACCTATACTTATGTCTTTTTAGTGGATGGCAGCAAAATGCTGATCTCCAAAACCCTGCGTGAGTTCACTGCTATGTTGGCCGAGTACGGTTTTTTGCGTACCCACCAGTCCCATTTGGTCAACCGCAAGTACGTCCGCTCACTGCTCAAACGCGACGGTGATGTGCTGTTGTTGACAGATGGAACGGAAGTGCCAGTATCATTGCGGCAAAAAGGGGAGGTTTTGGCTGGGCTTAAATAA
- the purH gene encoding bifunctional phosphoribosylaminoimidazolecarboxamide formyltransferase/IMP cyclohydrolase: MASKKIQSALISVYYKDGLEPIIRELHTHGVKLYSTGGTQQFIEELGIPVIPVEDLTSYPSILDGRVKTLHPKIFGGILARREEKHQAQLAQYEIPEIDLVIVDLYPFAETVASTDDEKSIIEKIDIGGISLIRAAAKNHQDVAIVASRNDYPFFLDLIQNNKGGTELEDRKELARRGFLVSSHYDTAIFNYFNRGVQEPLFKHSLIQHEALRYGENPHQKAVYHGDLEEMFDKLGGKAISFNNMVDIDAAVGLIREFQDDEPTFAILKHTNACGVATRATVLEAWQAALQADNVSAFGGILISNTKVDLATAQAVDEIFYEVLLAPDFDPEAVELLIKKKNRILLKIKHFNAQARNFRSLLNGVIEQDTDMAIEDEADFKVVSKKAPTTAEIKDMIFANKCVKHLKSNAIALAKNAQLIGMGCGQTSRVDSMRHAIEKANRFGLDIQGAVMASDAFFPFADSVQLAHEAGVTAVVQPGGSIRDQDSVDYCDAHGLAMVMTGVRHFKH, from the coding sequence ATGGCAAGTAAGAAAATCCAGTCAGCCCTTATTTCTGTTTATTATAAGGATGGGCTTGAACCGATTATCCGCGAGTTGCATACGCATGGAGTAAAACTCTATTCTACGGGAGGAACCCAGCAATTTATTGAAGAATTGGGCATTCCAGTCATTCCGGTAGAAGACCTCACTTCCTACCCATCTATTCTGGATGGACGGGTAAAAACCCTGCACCCAAAAATTTTTGGCGGAATCCTGGCACGTCGGGAGGAAAAGCACCAGGCACAGCTGGCTCAATACGAGATCCCCGAGATTGACCTCGTCATTGTTGATCTTTATCCCTTTGCAGAAACGGTGGCCAGCACCGACGATGAAAAATCAATCATCGAAAAAATTGACATCGGTGGGATTTCACTCATTCGCGCTGCTGCAAAAAATCACCAGGACGTAGCCATCGTCGCCTCACGCAACGATTATCCTTTTTTTCTGGATTTGATCCAAAACAACAAAGGTGGCACTGAACTGGAAGATCGCAAAGAGTTGGCTCGCCGCGGCTTCCTGGTTTCCAGCCATTACGATACAGCCATCTTCAATTATTTCAACCGTGGCGTCCAAGAGCCCCTGTTCAAGCACAGCCTGATTCAGCACGAAGCCCTGCGCTATGGAGAAAACCCCCATCAAAAGGCGGTGTATCATGGCGATTTGGAGGAGATGTTTGACAAATTGGGCGGCAAGGCCATTTCGTTCAACAACATGGTTGACATTGATGCTGCCGTTGGGCTCATCCGCGAATTTCAGGATGATGAACCTACCTTTGCCATTCTCAAACACACCAATGCCTGCGGCGTGGCTACCCGCGCTACCGTACTCGAAGCCTGGCAGGCTGCTTTGCAGGCCGACAATGTTTCGGCGTTTGGTGGCATTTTGATTTCCAATACCAAAGTTGATCTGGCTACTGCTCAGGCCGTAGACGAAATATTTTATGAGGTGCTACTCGCACCAGATTTTGACCCGGAGGCAGTTGAACTTTTAATCAAAAAGAAAAACCGCATCCTGTTGAAAATCAAACACTTCAATGCCCAGGCGCGCAATTTTCGCAGTTTGCTCAACGGTGTGATTGAACAGGACACGGATATGGCCATTGAAGACGAAGCAGACTTTAAAGTGGTGTCCAAAAAAGCACCCACTACCGCAGAAATCAAGGACATGATTTTTGCCAATAAATGTGTGAAACACCTCAAATCCAATGCGATTGCCCTGGCCAAAAACGCCCAATTGATTGGCATGGGTTGCGGCCAGACTTCCCGGGTTGATTCCATGCGCCATGCCATTGAAAAGGCCAATCGTTTTGGATTAGACATCCAGGGTGCGGTAATGGCTTCGGATGCTTTTTTCCCCTTTGCTGATAGTGTACAGTTGGCCCACGAAGCCGGTGTAACTGCCGTTGTACAACCGGGAGGTTCCATCCGTGATCAGGACAGCGTAGATTACTGTGATGCGCATGGCTTGGCGATGGTGATGACGGGGGTACGGCATTTTAAACATTGA
- a CDS encoding ABC transporter permease, protein MSKITQDLLRAIQPNTSVSRPTLVLIILVQVIIALFAWYSSSEILPRPPEIFSAFGRLMKGGDLIRELFTSMTLCVQAMGLAILISLALSYLTVLPFFRPTAFIVSKGRFLTLVGLSFVFTLLTSGGHNLKLSLMVFGITVFFVTSATAMIQAIPKTEFNHARTLGMSEWQTVGEVIILGRLHEVFEIIRQNFAISWMMLTMVEGISRAEGGIGAMLLNQNKHLHLDAVFAIQILILLVGISMDYLIGVLKNIICPYASLSLERR, encoded by the coding sequence ATGTCCAAAATTACCCAAGACCTACTCCGGGCCATCCAACCCAACACGAGTGTTAGTAGGCCTACGCTGGTATTAATCATTTTAGTACAAGTTATTATTGCACTGTTTGCCTGGTACTCCTCTTCAGAAATTTTACCCAGACCGCCTGAAATTTTTTCGGCATTTGGCCGCTTGATGAAAGGTGGCGACCTGATCAGGGAATTGTTTACCAGCATGACACTGTGTGTGCAAGCAATGGGACTGGCGATCCTGATTTCATTGGCTTTGTCTTACTTGACGGTGCTTCCTTTTTTCCGACCTACGGCTTTTATTGTGTCCAAAGGGCGTTTTTTGACGCTCGTGGGCTTGAGTTTTGTATTCACCCTGCTCACTTCTGGCGGTCACAACCTCAAATTGTCGTTGATGGTGTTTGGCATTACGGTGTTTTTTGTGACTTCAGCCACTGCGATGATTCAGGCCATTCCCAAAACCGAATTCAACCATGCCCGGACCTTGGGCATGAGCGAGTGGCAAACGGTAGGGGAGGTCATCATTTTGGGCCGTTTGCACGAAGTGTTTGAGATCATCCGCCAAAACTTTGCCATAAGCTGGATGATGCTGACGATGGTAGAAGGGATATCGCGTGCCGAAGGAGGAATTGGGGCCATGTTGCTCAACCAAAATAAACACTTGCATTTGGATGCTGTTTTTGCCATTCAAATCCTGATTTTGTTGGTTGGCATCAGTATGGATTACCTGATTGGGGTCCTCAAAAACATCATTTGTCCTTACGCTTCTTTGAGTTTGGAAAGAAGATAA
- a CDS encoding type III pantothenate kinase → MNLTIDIGNTRTKLAIFDGDNLVERHFWEEWAIEDLLQLTTNHKVQNVILCSVGQHLDEEVEMQIKAKYRLIQLDSNTPLPIKNAYKTPQTLGKDRIAAVVGAFALFPGENCLVVDAGSCITYEWLTADGIYLGGNIAPGLRMRLRAMHEFTARLPEVTLHTVHNWIGDSTQSAMNNGVTVGTTLEIEGYRRHWEKEWGQLRVVLTGGDADFLTQTMQTEVANEPNLVFIGLNKILNHNVE, encoded by the coding sequence ATGAATCTTACGATTGACATTGGCAATACCCGCACCAAACTCGCTATTTTTGATGGCGATAATCTGGTAGAACGCCATTTCTGGGAAGAGTGGGCGATTGAGGATTTATTGCAACTGACAACCAACCATAAGGTACAGAATGTGATCTTATGTTCGGTGGGTCAACATCTGGACGAAGAAGTTGAAATGCAGATCAAAGCCAAGTACCGCTTGATCCAATTGGATTCGAATACCCCCTTACCCATCAAAAATGCGTACAAAACCCCACAAACTTTGGGGAAGGATCGCATTGCTGCAGTAGTGGGGGCTTTTGCACTTTTTCCAGGTGAAAATTGTCTGGTTGTGGATGCAGGAAGTTGCATCACTTATGAATGGTTGACCGCAGATGGCATTTATCTGGGTGGAAACATTGCTCCAGGGCTGCGGATGCGGCTACGTGCCATGCATGAATTTACGGCACGGCTACCCGAAGTAACCTTACATACGGTGCACAACTGGATTGGAGATTCTACCCAATCGGCCATGAACAATGGGGTCACTGTAGGTACCACGCTGGAAATTGAAGGCTATCGACGCCACTGGGAAAAAGAGTGGGGGCAACTCAGGGTAGTATTAACGGGAGGAGATGCCGATTTTTTGACCCAAACGATGCAAACCGAAGTGGCAAATGAGCCCAATTTGGTATTTATTGGACTTAACAAAATATTGAACCATAATGTCGAGTAG
- a CDS encoding aspartate kinase, which yields MQVLKFGGTSVGSPERMRRVGELIDDGLPKIVVLSAVSGTTNKLVELSELIRKQQIEVASIKLAALREEYRLFVAELLPTSPFQEKGQAIVKGIFDETEQLLWLNRFESRHEKWILAQGEVISTQLFQLYLEYKERPSALISALDFMRIDEHGEPDLDWIQQRLDLLLSQQHPLATYFITQGYICRNASDEVDNLQRGGSDYSATLIGAAIRATEIQIWTDIDGIHNNDPRIVENTWPIRQVSYREAAELAYFGAKILHPTCVIPAEDRQVPIVLKNTFEPQAHGTLISSASSNRTITAIAAKDGITAIKIQSGRMLHAYGFLRRVFEVFEQYRTPIDMITTSEVSVSLTIDSDNHLPEIIRALEVFGEVSVDKDQSIICIVGDALSAHTEVTKHIFTALESIPLRMVSYGGSSNNISILVSRDAKNAALRSLHKHLFQNTNTTLSVNF from the coding sequence ATGCAAGTCCTGAAATTTGGTGGTACCTCAGTAGGAAGTCCGGAAAGAATGCGTCGGGTAGGAGAATTGATCGACGATGGTTTACCCAAAATTGTGGTACTATCGGCTGTATCGGGCACGACGAACAAGTTGGTGGAATTGAGTGAACTCATCCGCAAACAACAAATCGAGGTGGCCTCCATCAAACTTGCAGCACTACGCGAAGAATACCGCTTGTTTGTAGCAGAATTGCTGCCAACCAGTCCTTTTCAGGAAAAAGGCCAGGCTATTGTCAAGGGGATATTTGATGAAACCGAACAATTGTTGTGGCTCAACCGTTTTGAAAGCCGCCATGAAAAATGGATTTTGGCCCAGGGAGAAGTCATTTCTACCCAGCTGTTTCAATTGTACCTGGAATACAAAGAACGGCCCTCCGCGCTGATATCGGCCCTGGATTTCATGCGCATTGATGAGCATGGCGAGCCGGATCTGGATTGGATTCAGCAGCGTTTGGACTTGTTGTTGTCCCAACAACACCCCTTGGCTACTTACTTTATTACCCAGGGATACATTTGTCGGAATGCTTCGGATGAAGTAGACAACCTCCAAAGAGGAGGTAGTGACTATAGCGCAACCTTGATTGGTGCCGCCATTCGGGCTACTGAAATCCAAATTTGGACCGACATTGATGGGATTCACAACAATGATCCCCGCATTGTAGAAAACACCTGGCCCATCCGTCAGGTATCGTATCGGGAAGCTGCGGAGTTGGCTTATTTTGGGGCCAAAATCCTGCACCCAACCTGTGTGATTCCAGCAGAAGACCGCCAGGTGCCCATTGTGCTGAAAAACACTTTTGAGCCGCAAGCCCATGGAACCTTGATCTCAAGTGCATCCTCCAATAGAACAATAACCGCCATTGCCGCCAAAGACGGCATTACAGCGATCAAAATTCAAAGCGGGCGAATGTTGCACGCCTATGGTTTTTTACGTCGGGTATTTGAAGTATTCGAACAATACCGTACGCCAATCGATATGATTACGACCTCGGAAGTCTCTGTATCGTTGACCATCGATTCGGATAATCACTTACCCGAGATCATCCGCGCATTGGAAGTATTCGGAGAGGTCAGCGTGGACAAAGACCAATCCATCATCTGTATTGTGGGTGACGCGCTGAGTGCACACACGGAAGTGACCAAGCACATCTTTACCGCGTTGGAGAGCATTCCATTGCGCATGGTATCCTACGGAGGCAGCAGCAACAACATTTCCATCCTGGTCAGCCGGGATGCCAAAAATGCCGCTCTCCGCAGTTTGCACAAGCACTTATTTCAAAACACAAATACTACGCTGTCAGTAAATTTTTAG
- a CDS encoding YbaB/EbfC family nucleoid-associated protein, translating into MFGLDNMFGDMEAQQKAMREKLAEFIVESEAGEGAIKITANANRELTNISIDPDFLKNAEAEELEDLLLVAINRVMQRAQEKEAFETEQLLKDMLPPGMDGLFK; encoded by the coding sequence ATGTTTGGACTTGACAACATGTTTGGCGATATGGAGGCTCAACAGAAAGCCATGCGCGAAAAACTCGCGGAGTTCATTGTAGAAAGTGAAGCTGGTGAAGGTGCCATCAAAATCACCGCCAATGCCAACCGCGAACTCACCAACATCAGCATTGACCCCGATTTTTTAAAAAATGCGGAAGCCGAAGAGCTGGAGGACCTGCTTTTGGTCGCCATCAACCGGGTCATGCAGCGTGCTCAGGAAAAAGAAGCCTTCGAAACCGAGCAGTTGCTCAAAGACATGTTGCCTCCTGGTATGGACGGTTTATTCAAGTAG
- a CDS encoding ATP-binding cassette domain-containing protein yields the protein MSTVHEFKNTILKVENVSLNLGGNQILRDVNVDIRDIVRPGMSQGQIVGFLGPSGIGKTKFFEILAGLIKPDSGQVLLGDPLTPVQVGRVGVVQQSYPLFGHRTVLGNLMVAAARKGIPAAERKAKCEEMLAHFGLEGHAHRFPAELSGGQKQRVAIAQQLLCSDHFLLLDEPFSGLDIIMIEKVCELLRSIAALHEHNTIIVVSHDIESSASIADTLWVMGRDRDDQGNIIPGSRIKHTYNLIERGLAWQENVMSRRDFHDLVDEVRGLFKTL from the coding sequence ATGTCAACAGTACACGAATTCAAAAATACCATCCTCAAGGTGGAAAATGTTTCACTCAACCTGGGGGGCAACCAAATCTTGCGCGACGTCAATGTGGACATTCGGGATATCGTTCGCCCCGGGATGAGCCAAGGGCAAATAGTTGGTTTTTTGGGTCCTTCGGGGATTGGAAAAACCAAGTTTTTCGAAATATTGGCGGGGTTGATCAAGCCCGATTCGGGTCAGGTATTATTGGGGGACCCCCTCACGCCCGTACAAGTGGGTAGAGTAGGGGTAGTGCAACAGAGCTACCCCTTGTTTGGTCACCGTACGGTGTTGGGTAATCTCATGGTTGCTGCAGCCCGTAAAGGAATTCCTGCTGCTGAACGCAAAGCCAAGTGTGAAGAAATGTTGGCTCATTTTGGCCTGGAAGGGCATGCCCATCGTTTTCCGGCAGAGCTTTCGGGTGGGCAAAAACAAAGGGTCGCTATCGCGCAACAATTGCTATGTTCTGATCACTTTTTATTGCTGGACGAGCCTTTTAGCGGTCTGGACATCATTATGATTGAAAAAGTATGTGAATTGCTGCGGAGCATTGCGGCCTTGCACGAACACAATACGATCATTGTAGTATCTCACGACATTGAATCTAGCGCTTCCATTGCGGATACCTTATGGGTAATGGGTCGTGATCGGGATGATCAAGGCAATATTATTCCTGGTTCGCGCATCAAGCATACTTACAATCTGATTGAACGAGGATTGGCCTGGCAAGAAAATGTGATGTCGCGGCGCGACTTCCACGACTTGGTGGATGAGGTAAGAGGTTTGTTTAAAACCTTGTAG
- a CDS encoding DinB family protein codes for MFKSALPFMPEFFDRYINQTDDVPMLTILERTQEELQNYDWDKLQALGDYVYAPGKWTVCDIVQHLIDTERILTYRALCIARGEAANLPGFEEDDYALHAQGNQRSLVDLKAELFTLRTSTLQLFRSFNDVMLLQTGTANGKKLTPLALGFIVAGHQRHHFRVLEERYFN; via the coding sequence ATGTTCAAATCTGCCCTTCCTTTCATGCCCGAGTTTTTTGACCGCTACATCAATCAAACCGATGATGTGCCGATGCTCACTATCTTGGAGCGTACCCAGGAAGAATTACAAAACTATGATTGGGACAAACTCCAGGCCCTCGGCGACTACGTTTACGCACCCGGCAAATGGACCGTATGCGATATTGTGCAACACCTCATCGACACGGAGCGCATTTTGACCTACCGCGCCTTGTGTATTGCCAGGGGTGAGGCCGCTAATTTGCCAGGGTTCGAAGAAGACGATTATGCCCTCCACGCCCAAGGTAATCAGCGCAGTCTGGTTGACCTTAAAGCCGAGTTATTCACACTGCGCACCAGCACCCTTCAACTCTTCCGCAGCTTCAACGATGTCATGCTCTTGCAGACGGGCACAGCAAACGGTAAAAAGTTGACCCCTCTGGCATTGGGCTTTATTGTGGCGGGACACCAGCGGCACCATTTTCGGGTGTTGGAGGAACGGTATTTCAACTAG
- a CDS encoding OmpA family protein has protein sequence MSRLTTLGKLAVLLVIGGAIFIGVKILGNMGILGPRTTQESTIIEKVDLPDAPKNASTSVQPLALPSSTPANVSTPEIRWLHWAWNAQMGAILANGGAETTKGSIMASKNVNLKMTRQDDVSLMQAGLVKFAESYKSDPGTTEGAHFVTIMGDGAAAFLAGVNPQLEKLGDEYRAQIVYTLGRSLGEDKFMGPPAWKENPQAARGGVTTAVLRDGDWNIVIKWCSDNGIPVNADETTYDPEAMNFIAADSYIDASEKYINGYTEERDEVKKGQRTGKKVTVGVTGVTTWTPGDVMVAKKKGGLISIVSTKEYRSQMPCVLIGIKKWMEDNPRLVENLIEGMAIGGDQVKSYSPALKKAAQISAEIYNEETAEYWEKYYKGVTETDRKGLPVELGGSRVNNLADNAEIFGINPGSTNIVKIVYTTFGDIVQKLYPDLVPSYPVAEEVINTRFLKSVLSRAGSNIASADEAEFNADDNIRETVSKKSWAIEFASGSSEFTPSARAVMEQLFNDLVIASNLKVEVHGHTDNIGDPAANLSLSERRAFAIKTWLENKSANNFPEGRVSIFSHGASNPVASNDTPAGRAKNRRVEIIMGK, from the coding sequence ATGTCACGATTAACCACCTTAGGCAAACTTGCCGTGCTCCTCGTCATTGGGGGCGCAATTTTTATTGGCGTGAAGATCTTGGGCAACATGGGCATATTAGGCCCGCGCACCACACAAGAATCTACAATCATTGAAAAAGTAGACCTGCCCGATGCACCCAAAAATGCATCTACTAGTGTGCAGCCTTTAGCATTACCTTCGTCCACTCCGGCCAATGTAAGTACTCCAGAAATTCGTTGGTTACACTGGGCCTGGAACGCCCAAATGGGAGCCATTCTGGCCAATGGCGGGGCGGAGACTACCAAGGGGAGCATCATGGCTTCTAAAAATGTCAATCTTAAAATGACCCGCCAGGATGATGTATCGCTGATGCAGGCTGGTTTGGTCAAATTTGCCGAGAGTTACAAAAGTGATCCCGGTACCACTGAAGGTGCACATTTTGTAACGATCATGGGCGACGGTGCCGCAGCTTTTTTAGCGGGTGTAAATCCTCAACTCGAAAAACTGGGTGATGAATACCGCGCACAAATTGTGTACACCCTGGGTCGTTCCTTGGGTGAGGACAAATTCATGGGGCCTCCCGCCTGGAAAGAAAACCCCCAAGCGGCACGCGGCGGAGTTACCACGGCGGTGCTGCGCGATGGTGACTGGAACATCGTCATCAAATGGTGCTCCGACAACGGTATTCCCGTCAACGCCGATGAAACTACCTACGATCCCGAGGCCATGAACTTCATTGCTGCCGACAGCTACATCGACGCTTCGGAAAAGTACATCAACGGGTATACCGAAGAGCGCGATGAAGTGAAAAAAGGCCAACGCACAGGCAAAAAAGTCACCGTTGGAGTAACCGGAGTAACCACCTGGACGCCCGGAGACGTAATGGTAGCGAAGAAAAAAGGGGGATTGATTTCCATTGTGTCCACCAAAGAATACCGCAGCCAAATGCCTTGTGTATTGATTGGCATCAAAAAATGGATGGAAGACAACCCCCGTTTGGTAGAAAATCTGATTGAAGGTATGGCCATTGGTGGAGATCAAGTGAAGTCTTATTCTCCAGCTTTGAAAAAAGCAGCGCAGATCAGCGCTGAAATTTACAATGAGGAAACCGCGGAATACTGGGAGAAATACTACAAAGGCGTTACCGAAACCGACCGGAAAGGCCTGCCCGTTGAATTGGGCGGCTCAAGGGTAAACAACCTGGCCGATAACGCCGAGATCTTCGGAATCAACCCCGGTAGTACCAATATCGTCAAAATTGTGTACACTACTTTTGGGGATATTGTCCAAAAATTGTATCCAGACCTGGTACCCTCTTATCCTGTAGCTGAAGAGGTGATCAACACTCGCTTCTTAAAAAGTGTACTCTCCCGCGCGGGCAGCAACATCGCCAGCGCAGATGAGGCGGAATTTAATGCTGATGACAATATCCGCGAAACGGTGAGTAAGAAGTCTTGGGCGATTGAGTTCGCTTCTGGCAGCAGCGAATTTACCCCATCAGCACGAGCAGTGATGGAGCAACTTTTTAACGACTTGGTCATTGCGAGCAATTTGAAAGTAGAAGTACACGGACACACCGACAACATCGGTGATCCTGCTGCCAACCTCTCTCTTTCGGAGCGGCGTGCTTTTGCCATCAAAACCTGGCTGGAAAATAAATCCGCCAATAACTTCCCCGAGGGGCGGGTCAGTATATTCTCCCATGGCGCCAGCAATCCAGTGGCATCCAATGATACTCCTGCGGGCCGGGCAAAAAACCGCCGGGTAGAAATTATCATGGGTAAATAA